One part of the Rhodococcus oxybenzonivorans genome encodes these proteins:
- the ileS gene encoding isoleucine--tRNA ligase, producing MSTTSNVTSTNESYPKVDYGVPQDAGVKFPQVEQRVLAGWDEDDTFRASVTQREGAEEFVFYDGPPFANGLPHYGHLLTGYVKDLIPRFQTMRGKKVERRFGWDCHGLPAELEAEKQLGIKDKSEIDVMGLEKFNEYCKSSVLRYTDEWRNYVTRQARWVDFDNDYKTLDLDFMESVMWAFKELFDKGLIYQGFRVLPYSWYEQTPLSNQETRLDDAYKMRQDPAVTVDMPLRGEGPLDGANAIIWTTTPWTLPSNLAIAVHPDIDYVQVSGLDGKRYVLARDRLGHYARELGDSPDVLSEHTGADLIGLHYDPPFDFFAGHENAHRVISADYVTTESGTGIVHMAPAFGEEDYDYCLRNGIELVQPLDAGGKFTSMVPPYEGLQVFDANPAIIKDLKAAGKLLRHETIEHSYPHSWRSGQPLIYMAVPSWFVAVTKFRDRMVELNQEITWVPEHIRDGQFGKWLEGARDWNISRNRYWGSPIPVWVSDDPAYPRTDVYGSLDELERDFGVRPTDLHRPMIDDLVRPNPDDPTGKSMMRRVPEVLDCWFESGSMPYAQVHYPFENREWFIGATGDDTAHFPGDFIVEYNGQTRGWFYTLHVLATALFDRPAFKTVAAHGIVLGDDGLKMSKSKGNYPDVKEVFERDGSDAMRWFLMSSPILRGGNLVVTEQGIREGVRQALLPLWNAWSFLQLYAPKPGQWRTDSTNVLDRYILAKLAGTRDVITVALEANDIAGACDELRTFCDALTNWYVRRSRSRFWDEDKDAVDTLHTVLEVVTRLAAPLLPLISEVIWRGLTGGRSVHLADWPAAGDLPADAELVSAMDEVRSVCSTVLGLRKAQNLRVRLPLPEVTVAADDAERLRPYLGLIADEVNVKKVDLTTDVDVHGRFELVVNARAAGPRLGKDVQTVIKAVKAGDWSENSDGVVTAAGIELLPEEYTQRLVAAEPESTAALPDGAGLVVLDSAVTEELEAEGWAKDRIRELQDARRAAGLDVSDRITVVLEVPAERRDWARAHRELIAGEILAVELELAEAPADAVELGEGVRAAISKV from the coding sequence GTGAGCACCACCAGTAACGTCACCAGCACCAACGAGTCCTACCCGAAGGTCGATTACGGCGTTCCGCAGGATGCGGGCGTCAAGTTCCCTCAGGTGGAGCAGCGTGTGCTCGCGGGGTGGGACGAGGACGACACTTTCCGGGCGTCCGTGACACAGCGTGAAGGTGCCGAGGAATTCGTCTTCTACGACGGCCCGCCGTTCGCCAACGGTCTTCCGCACTACGGTCACCTGTTGACCGGGTATGTCAAAGACCTCATCCCACGTTTCCAGACCATGCGCGGCAAAAAGGTCGAGCGCCGGTTCGGCTGGGACTGCCACGGCCTTCCTGCCGAACTCGAGGCGGAGAAGCAGCTCGGCATCAAGGACAAGTCCGAGATCGACGTCATGGGTCTCGAGAAATTCAACGAATACTGCAAGTCCTCGGTTCTGCGATACACCGACGAGTGGCGCAACTACGTCACCCGCCAGGCCAGGTGGGTCGACTTCGACAACGATTACAAGACCCTGGACCTCGACTTCATGGAGTCGGTCATGTGGGCCTTCAAGGAGCTGTTCGACAAGGGGCTGATCTACCAAGGCTTCCGAGTGCTGCCGTACAGCTGGTACGAGCAGACGCCGCTGTCGAATCAGGAGACCCGACTCGACGACGCGTACAAGATGCGTCAGGACCCGGCCGTTACCGTCGACATGCCGCTGCGCGGTGAGGGCCCGCTGGATGGCGCGAACGCGATCATCTGGACCACGACGCCGTGGACCCTGCCGTCCAACCTCGCGATCGCGGTGCACCCCGACATCGACTACGTGCAGGTGTCGGGTCTCGACGGGAAACGCTATGTGCTCGCCCGCGATCGTCTGGGCCATTACGCGCGGGAACTCGGGGACTCGCCGGACGTGCTGTCCGAGCACACGGGGGCCGACCTCATCGGTCTGCACTACGACCCGCCGTTCGACTTCTTCGCCGGTCACGAGAACGCGCACCGCGTCATCTCGGCCGACTATGTCACCACCGAGTCCGGTACCGGAATCGTGCACATGGCCCCGGCTTTCGGTGAGGAGGACTACGACTACTGCCTCCGCAACGGCATCGAATTGGTCCAGCCGCTCGACGCGGGTGGCAAGTTCACGTCGATGGTGCCGCCCTACGAGGGGCTTCAGGTGTTCGACGCGAACCCGGCGATCATCAAGGACCTCAAGGCTGCTGGAAAGTTGCTGCGGCACGAAACGATTGAGCACTCGTATCCGCACAGTTGGCGCAGCGGCCAGCCGCTGATCTACATGGCGGTCCCGTCGTGGTTCGTCGCGGTCACCAAGTTCCGCGATCGGATGGTGGAACTGAACCAGGAGATCACCTGGGTGCCGGAGCACATCCGCGACGGACAGTTCGGCAAGTGGCTCGAGGGTGCCCGAGACTGGAACATCAGCCGTAACCGGTACTGGGGCAGCCCCATCCCGGTGTGGGTCTCCGACGACCCGGCCTATCCGCGGACCGACGTGTACGGCTCGCTCGACGAACTCGAGCGCGACTTCGGCGTGCGCCCGACCGATCTGCACCGGCCGATGATCGACGACCTCGTGCGCCCGAACCCCGACGATCCGACGGGGAAGTCGATGATGCGTCGCGTGCCCGAGGTGCTCGACTGCTGGTTCGAATCCGGGTCGATGCCCTACGCCCAGGTGCATTACCCGTTCGAGAACCGCGAGTGGTTCATCGGGGCGACGGGGGATGATACCGCCCACTTCCCGGGCGATTTCATCGTGGAGTACAACGGCCAGACCCGCGGCTGGTTCTACACGCTGCACGTGCTGGCGACCGCATTGTTCGACCGTCCCGCATTCAAGACCGTTGCGGCCCACGGCATCGTCCTGGGCGACGACGGACTGAAGATGAGTAAGTCGAAGGGCAACTACCCGGATGTCAAGGAGGTGTTCGAGCGCGACGGTTCGGACGCCATGCGGTGGTTCCTCATGTCTTCGCCGATCCTGCGGGGCGGAAATCTCGTGGTCACCGAGCAGGGCATCCGTGAGGGTGTCCGGCAGGCGCTGCTGCCGTTGTGGAACGCGTGGAGTTTCCTGCAGCTGTACGCGCCGAAGCCGGGTCAGTGGCGGACCGACTCCACCAACGTCCTCGACCGGTACATCCTCGCCAAGCTGGCCGGCACCAGGGACGTGATCACCGTTGCGCTCGAGGCGAACGACATCGCCGGGGCGTGTGACGAACTGCGCACGTTCTGTGATGCGTTGACGAACTGGTATGTGCGGCGGTCGCGTTCGCGTTTCTGGGACGAGGACAAGGACGCCGTCGACACCCTCCACACGGTGCTCGAAGTGGTCACCCGGCTGGCCGCTCCGTTGCTGCCGCTGATCAGTGAGGTCATTTGGCGTGGGCTCACCGGCGGACGGTCCGTGCACCTCGCCGACTGGCCGGCCGCAGGTGATTTGCCGGCGGATGCGGAGTTGGTGTCGGCGATGGACGAGGTTCGGTCGGTGTGTTCGACGGTGCTGGGACTGCGGAAGGCCCAGAACCTGCGGGTGCGGCTGCCGCTGCCGGAGGTGACGGTGGCCGCGGACGACGCCGAGCGTCTGCGCCCCTACCTGGGACTGATCGCCGACGAGGTGAATGTGAAGAAGGTCGACCTCACGACGGATGTGGACGTGCACGGCCGTTTCGAGCTCGTCGTCAACGCGCGTGCCGCGGGGCCGCGCCTGGGCAAGGACGTGCAGACCGTCATCAAGGCCGTGAAGGCCGGTGACTGGTCGGAGAACTCGGACGGTGTCGTCACCGCGGCGGGGATCGAGTTGCTGCCGGAGGAGTACACGCAGCGGCTGGTCGCCGCCGAACCGGAGTCGACAGCAGCCCTGCCCGACGGGGCCGGCCTGGTGGTCCTCGACTCCGCTGTCACCGAGGAACTCGAAGCCGAGGGCTGGGCGAAGGACCGCATCCGTGAGTTGCAGGATGCGCGCCGGGCGGCGGGCCTCGACGTGTCGGACCGGATCACCGTGGTGCTCGAGGTCCCGGCCGAGCGGCGGGACTGGGCACGTGCTCACCGCGAGCTGATCGCGGGCGAGATACTCGCTGTCGAGCTCGAACTCGCCGAGGCGCCCGCCGACGCGGTCGAGCTCGGTGAGGGTGTGCGGGCGGCCATCTCGAAGGTGTGA
- a CDS encoding sensor domain-containing protein, which translates to MRVRAIAAVLTVLAVSACSSAADSEPGPDEFLAPLGPMVTAPPGAAGAPFTDSAVLRAALLDVGDLPVGFSPVADPEEDLGLPPASEAAQSDKSSTDPALCSAVLSPVADQHPGAAASASAWFQGPNFTTVDQDAASYPTAADATQAFTDIQTTLAQCTDYSGTDADGVDVQYRVGGRDGRPAGDASIGFRLVTTSDGFSLVSDVAVAMTGSTVTQLVATGQEPIDEGVFEDMTHAAVSKLASAPAS; encoded by the coding sequence ATGCGCGTTCGTGCCATCGCTGCCGTACTGACCGTCCTCGCAGTGTCGGCGTGCTCGTCGGCCGCAGACAGCGAACCGGGACCCGACGAGTTCCTCGCACCGCTCGGCCCGATGGTCACGGCGCCCCCCGGCGCCGCCGGTGCTCCGTTCACCGATTCGGCCGTGCTGCGGGCCGCACTGCTCGACGTCGGTGACCTTCCCGTCGGCTTCTCCCCCGTCGCCGACCCCGAGGAGGACCTCGGACTCCCGCCGGCCTCCGAGGCTGCGCAGTCCGACAAGTCGAGCACCGACCCGGCCCTGTGCAGCGCCGTCCTGTCCCCTGTTGCGGATCAGCATCCCGGCGCCGCCGCGTCCGCGTCCGCCTGGTTTCAGGGCCCGAACTTCACGACCGTCGATCAAGATGCAGCGAGCTACCCGACGGCCGCCGACGCGACACAGGCGTTCACCGACATCCAGACCACCCTCGCCCAGTGCACCGACTACTCCGGCACGGACGCCGACGGGGTGGACGTGCAGTACCGGGTCGGCGGCCGGGACGGACGACCGGCGGGCGATGCGTCGATCGGGTTCCGGCTCGTCACCACCAGTGACGGCTTCAGCCTCGTCTCGGATGTAGCCGTCGCGATGACCGGAAGCACCGTGACCCAGTTGGTGGCCACGGGGCAGGAGCCGATCGACGAGGGCGTCTTCGAGGACATGACGCACGCCGCCGTGAGCAAGCTCGCGTCCGCGCCTGCCAGCTGA
- the lspA gene encoding signal peptidase II — translation MDDGRVSQDPAAENDTAAEDPNDTNTTTTSAPVAARYQRMRLLFVIAGVVLITDLVTKVLAVAKIEPGESVRVIGDVVTLRLVRNPGAAFSMATGMTWLLTLVAVGVVIGVVRIGRTLRSPWWALGLGLVLGGALGNLVDRFFRAPGVMQGHVVDFVSVGWWPVFNVADSGIVCGAVLLVVLTLIGLEPDGTRKVEKK, via the coding sequence GTGGATGATGGACGGGTGAGTCAAGACCCCGCGGCCGAGAACGACACCGCCGCCGAAGACCCGAACGACACCAACACGACCACCACCTCCGCACCCGTGGCTGCACGGTATCAGCGCATGCGGTTGCTGTTCGTCATCGCCGGTGTCGTGCTGATCACCGACCTCGTGACCAAGGTGCTCGCCGTTGCCAAGATCGAGCCGGGGGAGTCGGTTCGGGTGATCGGCGACGTGGTCACGCTGCGTCTCGTGCGCAACCCGGGTGCCGCATTCTCGATGGCCACGGGCATGACGTGGTTGCTCACGCTGGTGGCCGTCGGTGTGGTCATCGGGGTCGTGCGCATCGGACGGACGCTGCGGTCACCGTGGTGGGCGCTCGGTCTGGGACTCGTCCTCGGTGGCGCCCTGGGCAACCTCGTCGACCGCTTCTTCCGGGCACCGGGAGTGATGCAGGGGCACGTCGTCGACTTCGTCTCCGTCGGCTGGTGGCCAGTGTTCAATGTGGCCGACTCCGGCATCGTGTGCGGTGCGGTCTTACTCGTAGTGCTCACCCTGATAGGCCTCGAACCGGACGGAACTCGGAAGGTGGAGAAGAAGTGA
- a CDS encoding RluA family pseudouridine synthase has protein sequence MRETRSMPVPDGLDSMRVDAGLARLLGLSRTAVAQLTEDGSVLVDGAPVGKSDRLSAGTWLEVELPEPPRPLTIEAEPVEGMEILYADDDVVAVDKPVGVAAHASVGWTGPTVIGGLAAAGFRISTSGAHERQGIVHRLDVGTSGVMVVATSERAYTLLKRAFKQRTIDKRYHALVQGHPDPSSGTIDAPIGRHRSNDWKFAVTADGKPSITHYDTVEAFQAASLLDIHLETGRTHQIRVHFAALRHPCCGDLTYGADPRLAERLGLERQWLHARSLGFAHPADGRWVEITSKYPKDLEDALEVLRSS, from the coding sequence GTGAGGGAAACTCGGTCGATGCCGGTTCCGGACGGGCTCGACTCGATGCGGGTCGACGCCGGCCTCGCGCGACTGCTCGGGCTCTCGAGGACCGCGGTCGCGCAGCTCACCGAGGACGGGTCGGTTCTCGTCGACGGAGCGCCCGTCGGAAAATCCGATCGACTCTCGGCCGGGACGTGGCTGGAGGTGGAACTCCCGGAGCCGCCGCGCCCGCTGACGATCGAGGCGGAACCCGTCGAGGGTATGGAAATTCTGTACGCCGACGACGATGTCGTCGCAGTCGACAAGCCGGTGGGTGTGGCCGCCCATGCCAGTGTGGGCTGGACCGGTCCCACGGTGATCGGCGGCCTGGCCGCCGCAGGCTTCCGGATTTCGACGTCGGGTGCGCACGAACGGCAGGGCATCGTCCATCGGCTCGACGTCGGCACGTCGGGCGTGATGGTGGTGGCCACGTCCGAACGCGCCTACACGCTTCTCAAGCGCGCATTCAAACAGCGGACCATCGACAAGCGGTATCACGCCCTCGTGCAGGGCCACCCCGATCCGAGTAGCGGAACCATCGACGCACCGATCGGGCGGCATCGCAGCAACGACTGGAAGTTCGCCGTCACCGCGGACGGAAAGCCCAGCATCACGCACTACGACACCGTGGAGGCGTTCCAGGCGGCGAGCCTGCTGGACATTCACCTCGAGACGGGACGGACCCACCAGATCCGCGTGCACTTCGCGGCTCTGCGACATCCGTGCTGCGGTGACCTCACCTATGGCGCGGACCCTCGACTGGCGGAACGGCTCGGTCTCGAGCGCCAGTGGTTGCACGCTCGATCGCTCGGCTTCGCGCATCCGGCTGACGGGCGGTGGGTGGAAATCACGTCCAAGTATCCGAAAGACCTCGAGGATGCTCTCGAGGTTCTCCGGTCCAGCTGA
- the rarD gene encoding EamA family transporter RarD, whose protein sequence is MTARKAETVGVACGVGAYTLWGAFPAFFGILGPAGSVEILAHRVVWTLALMLVVLWASGRIRSLRGLGVRTWLLVAAASALIAINWGTYIYGVTSDRVVETALGYFINPLVSVLLGVVIFRERLVPAQIVALALAAAAVVVITVDYGHPPYIALTLALSFALYGLCKKVMPLDPRTSLTAEGIVAGPIALSYLVYLSVVGTGTFLGHGPGHSLLLIAAGPVTALPLLLFGAAAQRVPLRTLGMLQYLTPALQMMWGVAVLHEDMPASRWIGFALIWVALAIFTTDALVRVRRGRQSARSSQEPVQ, encoded by the coding sequence GTGACAGCGCGGAAGGCGGAAACCGTCGGCGTGGCCTGCGGAGTCGGTGCCTACACGCTCTGGGGTGCTTTTCCCGCATTCTTCGGAATTCTCGGCCCGGCAGGGTCGGTCGAGATTCTCGCCCATCGGGTGGTGTGGACGCTGGCCCTGATGCTCGTGGTGCTGTGGGCGTCCGGGCGCATCCGCTCGCTGCGCGGACTCGGGGTGCGGACATGGCTCCTCGTCGCCGCGGCGTCGGCGTTGATCGCGATCAACTGGGGCACGTACATCTACGGCGTGACGTCGGACCGGGTGGTCGAGACTGCACTCGGCTACTTCATCAACCCGCTGGTGAGCGTTCTGCTGGGGGTAGTGATCTTCCGGGAGCGTCTGGTGCCGGCGCAGATCGTGGCCCTCGCGCTCGCCGCCGCGGCGGTCGTCGTGATCACCGTCGACTACGGACATCCGCCGTACATCGCGCTCACCCTGGCGCTGTCCTTCGCGCTGTACGGGCTCTGCAAGAAGGTGATGCCTCTGGACCCGAGGACCAGTCTCACCGCCGAAGGCATCGTCGCGGGACCGATCGCGCTCAGCTATCTCGTCTACCTGTCGGTCGTGGGCACCGGCACGTTCCTCGGGCACGGGCCCGGTCACAGCCTGCTCCTCATCGCCGCCGGCCCGGTGACCGCGCTTCCGCTGCTGCTGTTCGGCGCTGCCGCGCAGCGAGTGCCGCTGCGCACGCTCGGAATGTTGCAATACTTGACACCTGCCCTGCAGATGATGTGGGGCGTCGCCGTCCTGCACGAGGACATGCCGGCCTCCCGGTGGATCGGATTCGCGTTGATCTGGGTGGCACTTGCGATCTTCACTACCGATGCGCTGGTGCGGGTTCGGCGCGGGAGACAGTCAGCGCGATCGTCACAGGAGCCCGTCCAGTAA